From Anticarsia gemmatalis isolate Benzon Research Colony breed Stoneville strain chromosome 3, ilAntGemm2 primary, whole genome shotgun sequence, one genomic window encodes:
- the Dp gene encoding transcription factor Dp isoform X3 yields MPPRLPREHNSSVQSAGQPQMVKVVQNTSNQSVAQIKIKPNPVKVIKLPATTEGNIKTPVYRAVKLTGIKCTSKLLQVPVETLANIQKIKVEPKDIEESQVSEEGLTELKFIHPVPVSLPIKSEHLVTSTSTANHFSTTMSHTSRRRHDSDNDPPAEYTTKRRKHADKVGKGLRHFSMKVCEKVRNKGFTSYNEVADELVLEFAAGMHGSADSQQYDQKNIRRRVYDALNVLMAMNIISKEKKEIRWLGLPTNSVQECTALEKEKQSKLEQIQKKTQQLQELILQHISFKSLIERNKEAESKGVKPSASSAIHLPFIVVNTSDKALIDCSISNDKTEYMFNFDKRFQIHDDIDILKRMGLLFGLDKGECSEEDIERAKNMVPKSLKTYVEQMGRGVITKLSTMLEDEDLEDEAGDDEEVLEGEGEMDEEQDEAEGNEYSDDSSDVDV; encoded by the exons ATGCCACCGCGATTACCACGTGAACACAACAGCAGTGTCCAATCAGCTG GGCAGCCTCAAATGGTGAAAGTTGTTCAAAACACCAGTAATCAATCTGTtgctcaaataaaaattaaacctaACCCTGTGAAAGTAATTAAGCTACCAGCCACCACTGAAGGAAACATTAAG acaCCTGTGTACAGGGCAGTGAAGTTGACAGGCATTAAATGTACTTCaa aattatTGCAGGTTCCTGTTGAAACTTTAGCAAATATCCAGAAGATAAAGGTTGAACCAAAAGATATTGAGGAGAGTcag GTTAGTGAAGAGGGGTTAACTGAATTGAAGTTTATACATCCTGTACCAGTATCCCTGCCTATTAAGTCTGAACACTTAGTGACAAGTACTAGTACTGCTAACCACTTCTCTACAACCATGTCACACACCTCAAGGAGGCGACATGACTCGGACAATGACCCCCCAGCTGAATA CACTACAAAGCGACGTAAGCATGCAGACAAAGTTGGTAAAGGATTAAGACATTTTTCTATGAAAGTATGTGAGAAAGTCCGAAATAAAGGTTTTACTTCTTACAATGAGGTAGCAGATGAACTAGTGCTGGAGTTTGCAGCTGGAATGCATGGTTCGGCAGATAGCCAG CAATATGATCAGAAAAATATCCGCAGAAGAGTGTATGATgcattaaatgttttaatggcgatgaatattatatcaaaagaaaagaaagaaataagatGGCTTGGGCTCCCCACAAATAGTGTACAGGAGTGCACAgctttagaaaaagaaaaacaatctaaattagAGCAGATACAAAAAAAGACTCAGCAATTGCAAGAATTAATATTACAG cacatttcatttaaaagttTGATAGAAAGAAATAAGGAAGCAGAGAGTAAAGGAGTAAAGCCATCAGCTTCTTCAGCAATTCATTTGCCATTTATTGTTGTGAATACTAGTGATAAAGCTTTAATTGACTGCAGTATTTCTAATGATAA GACAGAGTATATGTTCAATTTCGACAAAAGGTTCCAGATACATGATGATATTGATATCTTAAAAAGAATGGGTCTATTGTTTG GTCTTGACAAAGGAGAATGTTCAGAAGAAGACATAGAAAGAGCAAAAAATATGGTTccaaaatctttaaaaacataTGTAGAAC AAATGGGCAGAGGAGTTATAACAAAGCTTTCTACAATGCTTGAAGACGAGGATCTGGAGGATGAAGCCGGCGACGACGAGGAAGTATTAGAGGGAGAGGGTGAGATGGACGAGGAGCAAGATGAGGCTGAAGGCAATGAATATAGTGATGATAGCAGCGACGTCGATGTGTAG
- the Dp gene encoding transcription factor Dp isoform X1 — MPPRLPREHNSSVQSAVNCVNGCSIAKNTEKMSQTNSTVNFLIHDANGQPQMVKVVQNTSNQSVAQIKIKPNPVKVIKLPATTEGNIKTPVYRAVKLTGIKCTSKLLQVPVETLANIQKIKVEPKDIEESQVSEEGLTELKFIHPVPVSLPIKSEHLVTSTSTANHFSTTMSHTSRRRHDSDNDPPAEYTTKRRKHADKVGKGLRHFSMKVCEKVRNKGFTSYNEVADELVLEFAAGMHGSADSQQYDQKNIRRRVYDALNVLMAMNIISKEKKEIRWLGLPTNSVQECTALEKEKQSKLEQIQKKTQQLQELILQHISFKSLIERNKEAESKGVKPSASSAIHLPFIVVNTSDKALIDCSISNDKTEYMFNFDKRFQIHDDIDILKRMGLLFGLDKGECSEEDIERAKNMVPKSLKTYVEQMGRGVITKLSTMLEDEDLEDEAGDDEEVLEGEGEMDEEQDEAEGNEYSDDSSDVDV, encoded by the exons ATGCCACCGCGATTACCACGTGAACACAACAGCAGTGTCCAATCAGCTG TGAATTGCGTAAATGGATGTTCAATTGCGAAGAATACGGAGAAAATGTCTCAGACGAATAGTACTGTAAATTTTCTTATACATGACGCTAATG GGCAGCCTCAAATGGTGAAAGTTGTTCAAAACACCAGTAATCAATCTGTtgctcaaataaaaattaaacctaACCCTGTGAAAGTAATTAAGCTACCAGCCACCACTGAAGGAAACATTAAG acaCCTGTGTACAGGGCAGTGAAGTTGACAGGCATTAAATGTACTTCaa aattatTGCAGGTTCCTGTTGAAACTTTAGCAAATATCCAGAAGATAAAGGTTGAACCAAAAGATATTGAGGAGAGTcag GTTAGTGAAGAGGGGTTAACTGAATTGAAGTTTATACATCCTGTACCAGTATCCCTGCCTATTAAGTCTGAACACTTAGTGACAAGTACTAGTACTGCTAACCACTTCTCTACAACCATGTCACACACCTCAAGGAGGCGACATGACTCGGACAATGACCCCCCAGCTGAATA CACTACAAAGCGACGTAAGCATGCAGACAAAGTTGGTAAAGGATTAAGACATTTTTCTATGAAAGTATGTGAGAAAGTCCGAAATAAAGGTTTTACTTCTTACAATGAGGTAGCAGATGAACTAGTGCTGGAGTTTGCAGCTGGAATGCATGGTTCGGCAGATAGCCAG CAATATGATCAGAAAAATATCCGCAGAAGAGTGTATGATgcattaaatgttttaatggcgatgaatattatatcaaaagaaaagaaagaaataagatGGCTTGGGCTCCCCACAAATAGTGTACAGGAGTGCACAgctttagaaaaagaaaaacaatctaaattagAGCAGATACAAAAAAAGACTCAGCAATTGCAAGAATTAATATTACAG cacatttcatttaaaagttTGATAGAAAGAAATAAGGAAGCAGAGAGTAAAGGAGTAAAGCCATCAGCTTCTTCAGCAATTCATTTGCCATTTATTGTTGTGAATACTAGTGATAAAGCTTTAATTGACTGCAGTATTTCTAATGATAA GACAGAGTATATGTTCAATTTCGACAAAAGGTTCCAGATACATGATGATATTGATATCTTAAAAAGAATGGGTCTATTGTTTG GTCTTGACAAAGGAGAATGTTCAGAAGAAGACATAGAAAGAGCAAAAAATATGGTTccaaaatctttaaaaacataTGTAGAAC AAATGGGCAGAGGAGTTATAACAAAGCTTTCTACAATGCTTGAAGACGAGGATCTGGAGGATGAAGCCGGCGACGACGAGGAAGTATTAGAGGGAGAGGGTGAGATGGACGAGGAGCAAGATGAGGCTGAAGGCAATGAATATAGTGATGATAGCAGCGACGTCGATGTGTAG
- the Eogt gene encoding EGF-domain O-GlcNAc transferase — MEAIEMWLPLYFFCVIISFNSIGSKDIYNLNIPPEHVTYVFNTFPSVANACLLDPGCPYKDKVGIEACWGYERECKLDASYSVRPVCPGDHRGWVKTKAAQYDTFYTQADFGYVKEQINDLMVMCEASYPDDTSLECSKYLRFCRGRNLMLNFTGLIGRGDNLRYKMDILGPGQIGGYCNFYSERLKKEAEHMSALQSWAPELIHFVKTLQRPIADDKCDVVINKPTYIMKLDATVNMYHHFCDFFNLYVSLHVNSTHPSTFSKDNHILVWETYTYDSAFKEAFKAFTDNPIWDLKTFRGKVVCFKNVVLPLLPRMIFGLYYNTPLIYGCEKSGMFHAFSKHILHSLNIKLYPRTNDKVRVTLLSRGTTYRSILNEKSIIEALKKVKGYEVQRVVYDKTVPFTKQLEITHNTDVFIGMHGAGLTHLLFLPDWAAVFEVYNCEDPNCYLDLTRLRGLKYVTWEDKSKLVQQDQGHGPGGGSHAKFTNYSFDVREFLRLVAKCAEHVRNHRDFKNFIETSSVQQPREEL, encoded by the exons ATGGAAGCTATTGAAATGTGGTTAccactgtattttttttgtgttattatatCGTTTAATAGTATTGGTtctaaagatatttataatcTTAATATACCACCAGAACATGTAACATACGTTTTCAATACGTTTCCAAGTGTCGCCAACGCTTGTCTATTAGATCCTGGGTGTCCATATAAAGATAAAGTAGGCATTGAGGCTTGTTGGGGTTATGAGAGAGAGTGTAAGCTTGATGCTTCATATAGCGTACGTCCTGTATGTCCTGGAGATCATCGCGGTTGGGTAAAAACAAAAGCGGCTCAGTACGATACATTTTATACCCAAGCTGATTTTG GCTATGTTAAAGAGCAAATCAATGACTTGATGGTGATGTGTGAAGCCTCATACCCTGATGATACATCACTGGAGTGTTCCAAGTACTTAAG ATTTTGTAGAGGCAGAAATCTGATGTTGAACTTCACAGGGTTGATTGGACGAGGTGACAATTTACGGTATAAAATGGACATCTTAGGACCTGGACAAATTG GTGGATACTGCAATTTCTATTCAGAGAGGCTGAAAAAAGAAGCAGAGCATATGAGTGCATTGCAGTCTTGGGCACCTGAGTTAATACACTTTGTGAAGACACTTCAGAGACCCATAGCAGATGATAAGTGTGATGTAGTTATTAATAAACCAACATACATCATGAAACTTGATGCAA CTGTAAATATGTACCATCACTTCTGTGACTTCTTCAACTTGTATGTGTCTCTGCACGTCAACTCTACGCACCCTTCAACATTTTCTAAAGACAATCACATCTTGGTGTGGGAAACTTACACTTACGATTCAGCATTTAAAGAAGCATTTAAAGCATTTACTGATAATCCTATCTGGGACCTGAAAACTTTTAGAGGGAAAGTAGTATGTTTTAAGAATGTTGTTCTACCACTTCTGCCTAGAATGATATTTGGTCTTTATTACAACACACCTTTG ATATATGGCTGTGAAAAAAGTGGCATGTTCCACGCCTTTTCTAAACATATTCTCCACTCgttaaatataaagttgtatCCGAGAACAAACGACAAAGTGAGAGTCACTTTACTGTCAAGGGGAACCACATACCGATCAATATTGAACGAGAAGTCTATCATTGAAGCCTTGAAGAAAGTAAAAGGTTACGAAGTGCAGAGAGTGGTGTATGACAAGACTGTGCCGTTTACCAAACAGTTAGAAATAACTCATAATACCGACGTGTTTATTGGCATGCACGGTGCTGGCTTAACTCATCTCTTATTCTTGCCTGATTGGGCGGCAGTGTTTGAAGT GTACAACTGCGAGGATCCCAACTGCTACTTAGATCTGACAAGATTACGTGGCCTCAAGTACGTCACTTGGGAAGATAAATCGAAACTAGTGCAACAAGACCAG GGTCACGGTCCGGGAGGTGGATCGCATGCAAAGTTCACAAATTATTCCTTCGATGTGCGCGAGTTTCTGAGATTAGTGGCGAAATGCGCGGAACACGTGCGAAACCATCGAGACTTCAAGAATTTCATTGAAACGTCCAGTGTGCAGCAACCTCGGGAGGAGTTGTGA
- the Dp gene encoding transcription factor Dp isoform X2, translated as MSQTNSTVNFLIHDANGQPQMVKVVQNTSNQSVAQIKIKPNPVKVIKLPATTEGNIKTPVYRAVKLTGIKCTSKLLQVPVETLANIQKIKVEPKDIEESQVSEEGLTELKFIHPVPVSLPIKSEHLVTSTSTANHFSTTMSHTSRRRHDSDNDPPAEYTTKRRKHADKVGKGLRHFSMKVCEKVRNKGFTSYNEVADELVLEFAAGMHGSADSQQYDQKNIRRRVYDALNVLMAMNIISKEKKEIRWLGLPTNSVQECTALEKEKQSKLEQIQKKTQQLQELILQHISFKSLIERNKEAESKGVKPSASSAIHLPFIVVNTSDKALIDCSISNDKTEYMFNFDKRFQIHDDIDILKRMGLLFGLDKGECSEEDIERAKNMVPKSLKTYVEQMGRGVITKLSTMLEDEDLEDEAGDDEEVLEGEGEMDEEQDEAEGNEYSDDSSDVDV; from the exons ATGTCTCAGACGAATAGTACTGTAAATTTTCTTATACATGACGCTAATG GGCAGCCTCAAATGGTGAAAGTTGTTCAAAACACCAGTAATCAATCTGTtgctcaaataaaaattaaacctaACCCTGTGAAAGTAATTAAGCTACCAGCCACCACTGAAGGAAACATTAAG acaCCTGTGTACAGGGCAGTGAAGTTGACAGGCATTAAATGTACTTCaa aattatTGCAGGTTCCTGTTGAAACTTTAGCAAATATCCAGAAGATAAAGGTTGAACCAAAAGATATTGAGGAGAGTcag GTTAGTGAAGAGGGGTTAACTGAATTGAAGTTTATACATCCTGTACCAGTATCCCTGCCTATTAAGTCTGAACACTTAGTGACAAGTACTAGTACTGCTAACCACTTCTCTACAACCATGTCACACACCTCAAGGAGGCGACATGACTCGGACAATGACCCCCCAGCTGAATA CACTACAAAGCGACGTAAGCATGCAGACAAAGTTGGTAAAGGATTAAGACATTTTTCTATGAAAGTATGTGAGAAAGTCCGAAATAAAGGTTTTACTTCTTACAATGAGGTAGCAGATGAACTAGTGCTGGAGTTTGCAGCTGGAATGCATGGTTCGGCAGATAGCCAG CAATATGATCAGAAAAATATCCGCAGAAGAGTGTATGATgcattaaatgttttaatggcgatgaatattatatcaaaagaaaagaaagaaataagatGGCTTGGGCTCCCCACAAATAGTGTACAGGAGTGCACAgctttagaaaaagaaaaacaatctaaattagAGCAGATACAAAAAAAGACTCAGCAATTGCAAGAATTAATATTACAG cacatttcatttaaaagttTGATAGAAAGAAATAAGGAAGCAGAGAGTAAAGGAGTAAAGCCATCAGCTTCTTCAGCAATTCATTTGCCATTTATTGTTGTGAATACTAGTGATAAAGCTTTAATTGACTGCAGTATTTCTAATGATAA GACAGAGTATATGTTCAATTTCGACAAAAGGTTCCAGATACATGATGATATTGATATCTTAAAAAGAATGGGTCTATTGTTTG GTCTTGACAAAGGAGAATGTTCAGAAGAAGACATAGAAAGAGCAAAAAATATGGTTccaaaatctttaaaaacataTGTAGAAC AAATGGGCAGAGGAGTTATAACAAAGCTTTCTACAATGCTTGAAGACGAGGATCTGGAGGATGAAGCCGGCGACGACGAGGAAGTATTAGAGGGAGAGGGTGAGATGGACGAGGAGCAAGATGAGGCTGAAGGCAATGAATATAGTGATGATAGCAGCGACGTCGATGTGTAG
- the Dp gene encoding transcription factor Dp isoform X4, with amino-acid sequence MVKVVQNTSNQSVAQIKIKPNPVKVIKLPATTEGNIKTPVYRAVKLTGIKCTSKLLQVPVETLANIQKIKVEPKDIEESQVSEEGLTELKFIHPVPVSLPIKSEHLVTSTSTANHFSTTMSHTSRRRHDSDNDPPAEYTTKRRKHADKVGKGLRHFSMKVCEKVRNKGFTSYNEVADELVLEFAAGMHGSADSQQYDQKNIRRRVYDALNVLMAMNIISKEKKEIRWLGLPTNSVQECTALEKEKQSKLEQIQKKTQQLQELILQHISFKSLIERNKEAESKGVKPSASSAIHLPFIVVNTSDKALIDCSISNDKTEYMFNFDKRFQIHDDIDILKRMGLLFGLDKGECSEEDIERAKNMVPKSLKTYVEQMGRGVITKLSTMLEDEDLEDEAGDDEEVLEGEGEMDEEQDEAEGNEYSDDSSDVDV; translated from the exons ATGGTGAAAGTTGTTCAAAACACCAGTAATCAATCTGTtgctcaaataaaaattaaacctaACCCTGTGAAAGTAATTAAGCTACCAGCCACCACTGAAGGAAACATTAAG acaCCTGTGTACAGGGCAGTGAAGTTGACAGGCATTAAATGTACTTCaa aattatTGCAGGTTCCTGTTGAAACTTTAGCAAATATCCAGAAGATAAAGGTTGAACCAAAAGATATTGAGGAGAGTcag GTTAGTGAAGAGGGGTTAACTGAATTGAAGTTTATACATCCTGTACCAGTATCCCTGCCTATTAAGTCTGAACACTTAGTGACAAGTACTAGTACTGCTAACCACTTCTCTACAACCATGTCACACACCTCAAGGAGGCGACATGACTCGGACAATGACCCCCCAGCTGAATA CACTACAAAGCGACGTAAGCATGCAGACAAAGTTGGTAAAGGATTAAGACATTTTTCTATGAAAGTATGTGAGAAAGTCCGAAATAAAGGTTTTACTTCTTACAATGAGGTAGCAGATGAACTAGTGCTGGAGTTTGCAGCTGGAATGCATGGTTCGGCAGATAGCCAG CAATATGATCAGAAAAATATCCGCAGAAGAGTGTATGATgcattaaatgttttaatggcgatgaatattatatcaaaagaaaagaaagaaataagatGGCTTGGGCTCCCCACAAATAGTGTACAGGAGTGCACAgctttagaaaaagaaaaacaatctaaattagAGCAGATACAAAAAAAGACTCAGCAATTGCAAGAATTAATATTACAG cacatttcatttaaaagttTGATAGAAAGAAATAAGGAAGCAGAGAGTAAAGGAGTAAAGCCATCAGCTTCTTCAGCAATTCATTTGCCATTTATTGTTGTGAATACTAGTGATAAAGCTTTAATTGACTGCAGTATTTCTAATGATAA GACAGAGTATATGTTCAATTTCGACAAAAGGTTCCAGATACATGATGATATTGATATCTTAAAAAGAATGGGTCTATTGTTTG GTCTTGACAAAGGAGAATGTTCAGAAGAAGACATAGAAAGAGCAAAAAATATGGTTccaaaatctttaaaaacataTGTAGAAC AAATGGGCAGAGGAGTTATAACAAAGCTTTCTACAATGCTTGAAGACGAGGATCTGGAGGATGAAGCCGGCGACGACGAGGAAGTATTAGAGGGAGAGGGTGAGATGGACGAGGAGCAAGATGAGGCTGAAGGCAATGAATATAGTGATGATAGCAGCGACGTCGATGTGTAG